Below is a genomic region from Cellulomonas sp. P24.
GGTGGCGGATGAGCCGAACCCGTACGCGGGGGTCGACCTCCTGGCGAGCGGTGTGATCGATGCCGATGCGTTGTGGGCGTGCACGACGTGCGGCGCGTGCGTCCAGCAGTGCCCGGTCGACATCGAGCACGTCGACACGATCGTGGACCTGCGCCGCTACCAGGTGCTCATGGAGTCGGCGTTCCCGAAGGAGCTCGGTGGCATGTTCACCAAGCTCGAACGTCAGGGCAACCCGTGGGGCATGGCCTCGCGCGCGCGGCTCGACTGGGCCAAGGGACTGGACTTCGACGTCCCCGTCGTCGGTGCGGACGTGGACTCGGCCGCGGACGTCGACTACCTCTTCTGGGTCGGCTGCGCCGGCGCCTACGAGGACCGCGCGAAGAAGACGACCCGGGCGGTCGCCGAGCTGCTGCACACCGCCGGAGTGTCGTTCGCGGTGCTGGGCGACGGCGAGTCCTGCACCGGCGACCCCGCGCGCCGCGCCGGCAACGAGCTGCTGTTCCAGATGCTCGCCTCGGCCAACGTCGAGATGCTCAACGAGGTCGGCGCCCAGAAGATCGTCGTCACGTGCGCGCACTGCTTCAACACGATCTCCCGCGAGTACCCACAGCTCGGCGGACGCTACGACGTCATCCACCACACCGAGCTGCTCGACGAGCTCGTCACGGCCGGACGCCTCGTCCCACTGGCCCAGCCCGGTGCCGCGTCGTCGGTGACCTATCACGACCCGTGCTACCTCGGACGGCACAACACGATCTACGAACCGCCGCGTGAGCTGCTCGGAGCGTTGCCCGGGGTCGAGCTCGCCGAGATGCCACGCAACCGCGAGCGGTCGTTCTGCTGCGGCGCCGGCGGCGCCCGGGTCTGGATGGAGGAGTCCATCGGCACCCGGATCGGCACGGACCGGGCAGGTGAGGCGATCGCCACCGGCGCGGACGTCATCGCGACCGCCTGCCCCTACTGCTCCGTCATGCTCTCCGACGGTGTCGCCGCGCACACGGCCGACGACCCGACCCGAGCGGCGACGCCTGCCCACGGCCCCCAGGTGGTCGACATCGCGACGCTGCTCCTCGACCGGGTCCGGCCGGGCTCCGTCGGCTGAGTGTCCGCTGACCCGGGTCATGTCCCGGCCACACCTCGCGGCGCCCGCGGTCGCACTCGCACGCCGGCAGCGCCAGGTCCCACACCCCGGCGCCTGCGGTCGCACTCGCCCTCGCCCACAACACCGCCAGGTTCTGCCCCACGAGGTCGGTGGTCAGCTCATGTCGCGTCGCCGTAGCTGTCCACGACCGACACGTCGAGAGCGAACTCGACGGCCGTGTCGCCGAAGAGCAGCCGACCTGCCTCGACCGCCGACTCGCGCACGGCCGCCGCGACCTCGCCGGTCACCTCCGCCGGGGTGTGCACCATCACTTCGTCGTGCAGGAACATCACCAGGTGCGGGCCGCCGTCGAGCGCCCTGAGCCGGCGACGGAGTGCCGCCATCCAGCACAGCGCCCACTCCGCGGCCGTCCCCTGCACCACGAAGTTGCGGGTGAACCGTCCCCAGTCGCGCCCTCGACGTCGTGCCGCCCGGACCTCGTCGGCACCCGTCCCCTCCGCCGACGCGGCCCTCAGCTCCGACTGCCAGGCCGCGTCCGGCACCGGCGACGACCGGCCGAGCCAGGTCGTCACCACCTCACCCCGTTCACCCGACCGAGCCGCAGCCTCGACAAGGTCCACCGCGCGCGGGTACGCGCGAGTCAGCTGCGGCATCAGCACCGCGCTCGCGCCGGTGGTCGCCCCGTAGATCGCGCCGAGCATCGCGTACTTGGCCTGCTTCCGGGTCTCGACGATGCCCGCGTCCACGACCGCCTGATAGAGGTCCGCATGCTGACCGGCCAGCGCCATCGCCTCGTCGCCGGACATCGCCGCCAGGACCCGCGGCTCGAGCTGCGCCGCATCGGCGACCACAAGACGCCAGCCCGGGTCGGCGACGACCGCCGCCCGGATGCTCGCCGGAAGCTGCAGCGCGCCGCCGCCGCTCGTC
It encodes:
- a CDS encoding (Fe-S)-binding protein codes for the protein MDTLQLACLAVVVVATLVGVAVFARGATAIVRTVRVGRPAVGRTRPVGRRTWLVVREMIGHERFQHRPVVRASHWVVMVSFPVLFLTLVSGYGQVVDPTYSLPVIGHLPPVEWVTEAFAWAALLGILALIATRVRTSRRTPARTSRFFGSDAAAAYFVEATVLLVVLAVLVLRGLEYALAAQSAATAHLASAWHFPLTAWYGSAWAGASTSVLDAATVVTATVKILVSMSWFVVVGRQPTMGVAWHRFLAVVNVYARRELDGSPALGPLQPLRVDGAEIDLAALEDLPDDARLGAGAIEDFTWKGLLDFSTCTECGRCQDQCPAWATGKPLSPKLLTLALRDHAAATAPYLRAAQAATSTGAVPVADEPNPYAGVDLLASGVIDADALWACTTCGACVQQCPVDIEHVDTIVDLRRYQVLMESAFPKELGGMFTKLERQGNPWGMASRARLDWAKGLDFDVPVVGADVDSAADVDYLFWVGCAGAYEDRAKKTTRAVAELLHTAGVSFAVLGDGESCTGDPARRAGNELLFQMLASANVEMLNEVGAQKIVVTCAHCFNTISREYPQLGGRYDVIHHTELLDELVTAGRLVPLAQPGAASSVTYHDPCYLGRHNTIYEPPRELLGALPGVELAEMPRNRERSFCCGAGGARVWMEESIGTRIGTDRAGEAIATGADVIATACPYCSVMLSDGVAAHTADDPTRAATPAHGPQVVDIATLLLDRVRPGSVG